In a single window of the Botrytis cinerea B05.10 chromosome 12, complete sequence genome:
- the Bcnit4 gene encoding Bcnit4, giving the protein MADVRDAGHIDGGSSSSLNNVKIKPESNVATDRESSTSNKRSRSSRDAAAIKRRCVSTACVACRKRKSKCDGNTPSCAACSSVYGTECVYDPLSDHRRKGVYKEKIDSLKTRNSTLQTLIQAILNAAEEDVPNLVRQIRTCESLDDVAENILKQDQALEDEDDDMDDNIVYTTSILPTFETQLSGKMGELRLENGSVRFLGGTSNLIYLDAASVEHGDALETTQQEEPLLSWTTVTSDTEVIVHLINMYFTWHYPYFTTLSKTLFYKDFLLGKPPGTPKRTMYCSSLLVNAMLALGCHFTNSPQACADPGDTATKGDHYFAEAKRLFIENEEFEKPRLTTIQALCLMSVREAGAGREGKGWVYSGMAFRMAQDMGLNLDSGINKNSPKEFPVDEDEIDVRRVTFWGCFLFDKCFSNYLGRLPLLSVTDITVPKYDVKKFDDAEIWSPYTDNGIGQLHSQPSRTRAVALQISSLCEISSDLLTFFYHPQNVERGVGRSQELKKLSELQTRLEAWKRDLPKEFEPKEGQLPNVLLMHMFFHLLYIHLFRPFLKYNPSTSPLPAHVSPRKLCTQAAGSISKLMRLYKRIYGLRQICNIAVYIVHSACTIHLLNLPEKTAKRDIIHGVKHLEEIADDWLCARRTLSILSVLARKWNIDLPTEASAVLSRTDSRFGYFSTADVPSPKAEIIATTPSSSSSSPAHFQTPVNSQPILARSQTQLQQSLYSYPLDPEVPLTHGLISDISTQSLLPRLQNAVSSPSDHTDSISYSTTTNPLHISPVSAYPLSRTIYTNPAQSFAPSITNATSTANNSPLTSGNRSANRNVSPSTLFGGVEQLVQSQDWWLRDQASLAVGFENWMGGGVGIGPGHSHSLSGDLGAGTGNPFYDNGNPNPRNGGNAGSGGGGGANRGFGDDDWFS; this is encoded by the exons ATGGCTGACGTACGGGATGCGGGTCACATTGATGGAGGATCGTCGTCCTCGTTGAATAATGTCAAGATCAAGCCTGAGAGTAATGTGGCGACTGACAGGGAGAGTTCGACGTCGAATAAAAGATCAAGGAGTAGCAGAGATGCCGCTGCGATCAAGAGAAGGTGTGTTTCAACAGCTTGTGTCGCATGTAGGAAGCGCAAATCCAAATGCGATGGAAACACACCAAGTTGCGCAGCTTGCTCAAGTGTATATGGGACTG AATGTGTCTACGATCCCTTATCAGACCATAGAAGGAAAGGCGTATATAAAGAGAAGATCGATAGTCTGAAGACTCGCAATTCCACTCTGCAAACATTGATACAAGCAATATTGAATGCCGCGGAAGAAGATGTGCCAAATCTGGTCCGCCAAATTCGGACGTGTGAAAGTCTCGATGATGTAGcagaaaatattttgaaacaAGACCAAGCCctcgaagacgaagatgatgatatggaCGATAACATAGTATATACGACATCTATTTTGCCGACATTCGAGACTCAGTTATCGGGGAAGATGGGTGAACTGAGGCTAGAAAATGGCTCGGTAAGGTTCTTAGGAGGCACCtcaaatttaatttatcTCGATGCAGCAAGTGTTGAGCATGGGGACGCTTTGGAAACGACTCAACAAGAGGAACCTCTCCTGTCATGGACTACAGTTACAAGTGATACAGAGGTTATCGTTCATTTGATTAACATGTATTTTACATGGCATTATCCATATTTTACCACATTGAGTAAAACGCT GTTTTATAAAGACTTCCTTTTG GGCAAACCTCCAGGAACTCCAAAAAGAACAATGTACTGTTCATCATTATTG GTTAATGCTATGCTGGCTCTAGGGTGTCATTTCACAAACTCTCCCCAAGCTTGTGCAGATCCAGGTGACACCGCTACTAAAGGTGACCATTATTTCGCGGAAGCGAAAAGACTATTtattgagaatgaagaatttgaaaagcCGAGATTGACTACAATACAAGCTCTCTG TTTGATGTCAGTCCGTGAGGCAGGTGCAGGCCGCGAAGGGAAAGGGTGGGTATACTCTGGTATGGCATTTCGAATGGCTCAAGATATGGGTCTCAATCTGGATTCCGGAATCAACAAAAACAGTCCAAAGGAATTTCCCGTTGATGAAGACGAAATCGATGTTAGAAGAGTCACATTTTGGGGCTG CTTTCTGTTTGACAaatgtttttcaaattatttagGAAGACTTCCTCTATTATCAGTGACTGACATTACGGTCCCAAAATATGATGTTAAAAAATTCGATGATGCTGAAATTTGGTCACCTTACACAGATAATGGAATCGGTCAATTACATTCCCAGCCATCAAGGACAAGAGCTGTAGCTTTACAGATTTCGAGCCTGTGTGAGATTAGTAGTGATCTTCTCACATTTTTTTACCACCCACAAAATGTTGAAAGGGGTGTTGGAAGATCACAGGAGTTAAAAAAACTTAGCGAATTACAAACAAGACTCGAGGCttggaaaagagatttaCCCAAGGAATTTGAACCAAAGGAAGGACAATTACCTAATGTCCTTCTCATGCA CAtgtttttccatcttttaTACATCCATCTGTTTCGACCGTTCCTCAAATATAATCCAAGTACATCGCCTTTGCCGGCACATGTATCTCCTCGAAAACTTTGCACTCAAGCTGCTGGTTCGATATCCAAGTTAATGCGTCTTTACAAGCGTATATACGGGCTTCGACAAATTTGCAATATAGCAGTTTATATTGTTCACTCTGCTTGCACAATTCACCTCCTAAATCTCCCGGAAAAGACAGCGAAGAGAGATATAATTCATGGAGTCAAACACCTCGAGGAAATTGCCGATGATTGGCTCTGTGCGCGCCGTACTCTTTCAATCCTCTCTGTGCTGGCTCGAAAATGGAATATCGATCTTCCTACAGAAGCGTCTGCTGTTCTCTCTCGTACTGATAGCAGGTTTGGGTATTTCTCAACAGCCGATGTTCCATCGCCGAAAGCAGAAATAATAGCCACcacaccatcatcatcatcctcgtcacCTGCTCATTTTCAGACTCCTGTAAATTCTCAACCGATCCTTGCAAGAAGTCAGACGCAATTACAACAGAGCCTGTATAGTTATCCTCTCGATCCAGAAGTTCCGCTTACGCATGGTTTGATAAGCGATATATCAACACAGTCTTTACTGCCCAGGCTCCAAAATGCTGTCTCGTCACCATCCGACCATACAGATTCTATTTCATACTCTACGACAACAAATCCCCTCCACATATCACCTGTTTCTGCGTACCCCCTCTCTCGTACAATCTATACCAACCCGGCTCAATCTTTCGCCCCTAGTATCACGAATGCCACTTCTACGGCTAACAATAGCCCATTGACTAGTGGGAATAGAAGTGCCAATAGAAACGTTAGCCCTAGTACACTTTTTGGTGGGGTGGAGCAGTTGGTTCAAAGTCAGGATTGGTGGTTGCGGGATCAAGCGAGCTTAGCAGTCGGGTTTGAGAATTGGATGGGTGGGGGTGTTGGTATTGGCCCAGGGCATAGTCATAGCTTGAGTGGTGATCTAGGTGCCGGGACGGGCAATCCATTTTATGATAACGGCAACCCCAATCCTAGGAATGGTGGTAATGCAGGTTCAGGGGGTGGCGGTGGCGCTAATAGAGGGTTTGGGGATGACGACTGGTTCTCATAA